A portion of the Sphingobacterium spiritivorum genome contains these proteins:
- a CDS encoding HlyD family secretion protein, translating into METNNKEGKKSNKKFVIILVVLVLLGGGYGTYKYLHGQAHETTDDAQVDKNMSPIIPRVGGYVSKVFVKDNDIVKKGDTLFTIEPQDYLVKVQEAQAALLAAESSLEVSKADVFASSANVAISDASIKSNVGSVDAAKIRAEQANNDYVRYSNLYNNHSITKQQYEQALTAKLEAEKQVEILQQQRNASTSQRNAVVSKTTVASKQTSVAQANIERAKAVLDAANLSLSYTTVVASVDGQVSNIKIQPGQMINPGQSLFYIVDNSETWVVANFKETQLNKMRPGQKVTIKIDAFPDTEFEGEINSFSPATGSRFSLLPPDNATGNFVKTVQRLPVKIRLTDKNTSDKIALLRPGMNADVDVHVK; encoded by the coding sequence AAAAATTTGTCATCATCCTGGTGGTTCTTGTACTGCTGGGAGGTGGATACGGTACATATAAATATTTACACGGCCAGGCTCATGAGACGACAGATGATGCGCAGGTAGACAAAAATATGAGTCCTATTATCCCTCGTGTAGGCGGATATGTGTCAAAAGTGTTTGTTAAAGACAATGACATCGTGAAAAAAGGAGATACATTGTTTACAATTGAACCTCAGGATTACCTGGTGAAAGTACAGGAAGCTCAGGCGGCTTTACTGGCTGCAGAGAGTTCTCTGGAAGTATCCAAAGCAGATGTTTTTGCTTCTTCTGCTAATGTAGCCATCTCTGATGCGAGTATAAAATCTAATGTAGGGAGTGTAGATGCGGCCAAAATACGTGCTGAACAAGCTAATAACGATTACGTACGGTATTCAAATCTGTATAACAATCATTCTATTACCAAACAACAATACGAGCAGGCTTTGACAGCCAAGCTGGAAGCAGAGAAACAGGTTGAGATTCTGCAACAACAACGTAATGCAAGTACATCTCAGCGTAACGCGGTTGTGAGTAAGACCACGGTTGCTTCTAAGCAAACTTCCGTTGCACAGGCGAATATTGAACGTGCAAAAGCGGTTCTTGATGCCGCCAATTTAAGTCTTTCCTATACTACTGTAGTTGCGTCTGTAGATGGTCAGGTATCGAATATCAAAATTCAACCCGGACAGATGATTAATCCGGGACAATCGTTGTTTTATATTGTTGACAACAGTGAAACCTGGGTGGTGGCCAATTTTAAGGAAACGCAGCTGAATAAAATGCGTCCCGGTCAGAAAGTAACTATTAAAATTGATGCTTTTCCGGATACAGAATTTGAAGGTGAAATCAACTCTTTCTCTCCGGCTACAGGATCCCGTTTCTCTTTATTGCCTCCGGATAATGCGACCGGTAACTTTGTGAAGACGGTACAACGTCTTCCTGTCAAGATCAGATTAACCGATAAAAATACAAGTGATAAAATCGCATTATTGCGTCCGGGAATGAATGCGGACGTTGACGTTCATGTAAAATAG